A single window of Methanoregula sp. DNA harbors:
- a CDS encoding Na+/H+ antiporter subunit E, giving the protein MIAFLVTAGAAFLIYLVLTAGSGSIGFWSLSELVMGLLLAILTGLITQNFLCRSESYRLLDPRRFLRLLVYVPGPFFVELTKANLDVAYRVITMKIRPGIIRVDSGLKTDLGIFMLANSITLTPGTLTVGIDEGTNDLFIHNINVGEGDEKKEAIESTELFGLVNLPSWIRRIAE; this is encoded by the coding sequence GTGATAGCATTTCTTGTAACTGCGGGTGCTGCATTTCTGATATACTTGGTACTGACCGCCGGTTCGGGCAGTATCGGTTTCTGGTCGTTATCCGAGCTTGTTATGGGACTCCTGCTTGCGATCCTGACCGGACTGATTACACAAAACTTCCTGTGCAGGTCGGAGAGTTACCGCCTGCTCGATCCGCGCCGGTTTTTGCGTCTGCTTGTCTATGTGCCGGGCCCCTTTTTTGTTGAGCTTACAAAAGCAAACCTGGACGTCGCATACCGGGTGATCACGATGAAGATCAGGCCCGGTATTATACGGGTGGATTCTGGACTGAAGACCGATCTCGGCATTTTCATGCTGGCAAACTCGATCACCCTGACTCCGGGTACCCTCACCGTAGGCATTGACGAAGGGACAAACGATCTCTTCATCCATAACATCAATGTCGGCGAGGGGGATGAGAAGAAAGAGGCCATTGAAAGCACCGAGCTCTTCGGGCTTGTAAACCTCCCGTCATGGATACGGAGGATCGCCGAATGA
- a CDS encoding monovalent cation/H+ antiporter complex subunit F, which yields MIDAWILAVLCLVVLMAFATVRLVLGPTAPDRVIALDTVNTLVIASMILLGVVYQEIVFVDVAIVYGLLSFVSTLYIAKYIGGEF from the coding sequence ATGATCGATGCCTGGATCCTTGCTGTCCTGTGCCTGGTTGTTCTCATGGCATTCGCAACGGTCAGGCTGGTGCTCGGGCCCACAGCCCCCGACCGTGTAATAGCACTCGATACGGTGAACACCCTTGTCATCGCCTCGATGATCCTTCTCGGGGTAGTGTATCAGGAGATTGTCTTTGTCGACGTTGCAATTGTTTACGGGCTGCTCTCGTTTGTCAGTACGCTCTACATTGCAAAATATATCGGGGGGGAGTTCTGA
- the mnhG gene encoding monovalent cation/H(+) antiporter subunit G produces the protein MPAIDLVIYIFLAIGVTFNALGVIGLLRFPDLYTRMHATTKATTFGSIFTSLAVIVYGLYLFITVRDSQYLTLAIHAFLAVACLAFTNAVSAHAIARAAHKSGIMPTPAVVDRLAEAKL, from the coding sequence ATGCCAGCAATTGACCTCGTCATATACATCTTTCTGGCAATCGGGGTGACCTTCAATGCGCTCGGCGTGATCGGGCTCCTGCGCTTCCCTGACCTCTACACACGCATGCATGCTACAACAAAAGCAACAACATTTGGCTCAATCTTCACGTCGCTTGCCGTTATCGTCTACGGGCTATACCTGTTTATCACTGTACGTGACAGCCAGTACCTCACCCTTGCCATTCATGCATTTCTGGCGGTTGCGTGTCTTGCGTTTACGAATGCTGTCAGCGCCCATGCGATTGCCAGAGCAGCCCATAAGAGCGGGATAATGCCAACACCTGCAGTCGTCGACCGGCTGGCGGAGGCAAAACTATGA
- a CDS encoding DUF4040 domain-containing protein, with amino-acid sequence MIEQIPQILVLLGLIASAILTYHFKDLLAATLAAGLFSFLISLEFYILQAPDVAISQAAIGAGLTTAIFIIAIRATGRFEGESS; translated from the coding sequence ATGATCGAACAAATTCCCCAGATTCTGGTGCTGCTGGGGCTGATTGCCTCGGCAATCCTTACATATCATTTCAAAGACCTGCTGGCAGCAACCCTTGCGGCGGGCCTCTTCAGTTTCCTGATATCGCTTGAGTTCTATATCCTGCAGGCCCCGGATGTTGCGATATCGCAGGCGGCGATTGGCGCCGGCCTGACGACTGCGATCTTTATCATTGCCATCCGGGCGACCGGGCGGTTTGAGGGGGAAAGCTCATGA
- a CDS encoding sodium:proton antiporter yields the protein MSRIVRTAADILYPAILIFGLYIVAHGHLTPGGGFQGGAVIATAGALVIVAFSYKEVTGWLTKNVLMGQEVIGLVGFIGVALLALAFGQVFFFNYLAGSGSLFGMPVPYGINAGELNTAGVLPLMNFAVGIEVWGGLTIVILYMLSGLEKEGC from the coding sequence ATGAGTAGGATTGTGCGGACAGCAGCAGACATCCTCTACCCTGCGATCCTGATCTTCGGGCTCTATATTGTAGCGCACGGCCACCTGACCCCGGGCGGAGGTTTCCAGGGCGGGGCGGTCATTGCAACCGCCGGAGCACTTGTTATCGTGGCCTTCAGCTACAAAGAAGTCACCGGGTGGCTTACCAAAAATGTCCTGATGGGACAGGAAGTCATCGGGCTTGTCGGGTTTATTGGCGTTGCCCTCCTCGCACTTGCATTCGGGCAGGTCTTCTTCTTCAATTACCTTGCCGGCAGCGGCTCACTCTTTGGGATGCCGGTCCCGTACGGGATCAATGCGGGCGAACTCAACACCGCTGGTGTCCTCCCGCTCATGAACTTCGCTGTCGGGATCGAAGTATGGGGAGGGCTCACGATCGTGATCCTCTACATGCTTTCCGGGCTGGAAAAGGAGGGGTGCTGA
- a CDS encoding cation:proton antiporter subunit C produces the protein MLWNLPFITVVVLTLIGLVTVLLKKNIIKILLGINILQSAANLFLIALGYREGGVAPIFTLAPSELMVLPTPQALVLTSIVIGVATSALVLSFAMVLQKKYGTVDIDKIRRLHG, from the coding sequence ATGCTCTGGAACCTGCCTTTCATCACCGTGGTCGTCCTGACCCTTATCGGCCTTGTGACCGTTCTTTTGAAAAAGAACATCATCAAGATCCTCCTTGGCATCAACATCTTGCAGTCCGCGGCAAACCTGTTCCTCATTGCCCTTGGCTACCGCGAGGGGGGTGTCGCCCCGATCTTCACGCTTGCGCCATCGGAACTGATGGTGCTGCCCACCCCGCAGGCACTGGTGCTGACCTCGATCGTGATCGGGGTGGCGACAAGTGCGCTGGTACTCTCGTTTGCCATGGTGCTGCAGAAAAAGTACGGTACGGTAGACATCGATAAGATACGGAGGCTCCACGGATGA
- a CDS encoding proton-conducting transporter membrane subunit, which produces MTFADFIVTNSPALLVALPLFAAFLSPVMGKISTTARNTWVMGMMLVTAAVAFVLAFRVFATGPVLYVFGAAAANLAVPLDSGGIPIRIIFTVDAISAFMDIICAIVGTSVLLYSLSSESRNSSLDGYYTLFFLMISGVFGMVSTGDIFNFFVFLEILSLASAGLIAYRIDGGIAVEAALKYLVLSTLGAILVLFAIGIYYGQYNALNIAMIAQRMQFTMLDKIALVLLVAALAMKCGAVPLHFWTPDAYSMAPSSVTAFLVVASQASLYGLFRVVFTMYNVTMNCATVGWIIIILGVLSMVVGVTMAIPQKDIKRLMAYHAVSQTGYMLLGVGVGLAVLGNAALTSAYGFMAMEGGIFHIFNHAMYKGLLFLTAGAIFYRIGTRDLNKMGGLGHTMKYTMIFFIIGALAIAGIPPFNGFASKLMIYESVYLFNPLLAIIAMVVSILTLASFVKVFHSVFMGPKLPEYAEVKEAPLPMLIGMGVLAAIVILFGLFPQPVVDMLVAPAAHALANQGGYIASVLGGA; this is translated from the coding sequence ATGACTTTTGCCGATTTCATCGTCACCAATTCACCGGCACTGCTGGTAGCCCTCCCGCTGTTTGCGGCATTCCTCAGTCCGGTTATGGGAAAAATTTCCACAACGGCCAGGAACACGTGGGTGATGGGGATGATGCTTGTCACCGCGGCGGTTGCGTTCGTCCTCGCGTTCCGGGTGTTCGCAACCGGCCCCGTTCTCTACGTGTTCGGTGCCGCTGCAGCAAATCTTGCCGTCCCGCTGGATTCCGGGGGCATCCCGATACGGATTATCTTCACCGTTGATGCAATAAGCGCGTTCATGGACATCATCTGTGCGATTGTCGGGACATCGGTCCTTTTGTATTCACTGTCTTCTGAGTCCCGCAACAGCAGTCTCGATGGTTATTACACCCTGTTTTTCCTGATGATCTCCGGTGTCTTCGGGATGGTCTCCACCGGGGATATCTTCAACTTCTTCGTATTTTTGGAGATCCTTTCCCTTGCATCAGCCGGGCTGATCGCGTACCGGATTGACGGGGGGATTGCAGTCGAGGCTGCATTGAAATATCTCGTACTTTCCACGCTCGGTGCGATCCTCGTCCTGTTTGCCATCGGCATCTACTACGGCCAGTATAACGCCCTCAACATCGCGATGATTGCGCAGAGGATGCAGTTTACAATGCTGGACAAGATCGCGCTTGTCCTCCTCGTCGCTGCACTTGCGATGAAGTGCGGGGCCGTGCCCCTGCATTTCTGGACACCGGATGCTTACTCCATGGCGCCTTCATCGGTAACGGCATTCCTAGTGGTTGCAAGCCAGGCAAGCCTGTACGGGCTCTTCCGGGTGGTGTTCACCATGTATAATGTCACCATGAACTGCGCCACCGTGGGCTGGATCATCATCATCCTCGGCGTGCTCTCCATGGTGGTCGGGGTGACGATGGCAATTCCCCAGAAAGACATCAAGCGCCTGATGGCATACCACGCGGTCTCCCAGACCGGGTATATGCTTCTTGGTGTCGGTGTCGGGCTCGCGGTGCTCGGCAACGCCGCACTCACAAGCGCGTACGGGTTTATGGCAATGGAAGGGGGCATCTTCCATATCTTCAACCATGCGATGTACAAGGGGCTCCTCTTCCTGACTGCAGGAGCAATATTCTACCGGATCGGTACCCGAGACCTCAACAAAATGGGCGGGCTCGGGCACACCATGAAGTACACCATGATCTTCTTCATTATCGGTGCCCTCGCAATCGCAGGAATCCCGCCCTTCAATGGTTTTGCCTCAAAACTGATGATCTACGAGTCCGTCTACCTCTTCAACCCGCTCCTTGCGATCATCGCGATGGTTGTTTCAATCCTCACACTCGCCTCGTTTGTCAAGGTCTTCCATTCAGTATTCATGGGGCCGAAGCTTCCGGAGTATGCAGAGGTTAAGGAAGCCCCGCTTCCGATGCTGATCGGCATGGGTGTCCTTGCTGCAATCGTCATCCTCTTTGGCCTGTTCCCGCAGCCGGTGGTGGACATGCTTGTCGCCCCTGCCGCCCATGCGCTGGCAAACCAGGGCGGGTATATCGCATCAGTACTGGGAGGTGCCTGA
- a CDS encoding hydrogenase codes for MDLTAPVLTGYGIWAPVAWLAAFVAATIVVYILWKTGESSYKKGTEQGRPYLSGNAEPEKGAVHIRASNLYWGFLQALKGYYDAIVPMHTGVLTDYMVWFVAVTAVLLVIIGVLS; via the coding sequence ATGGACCTGACCGCACCGGTGCTGACCGGGTATGGCATATGGGCACCTGTTGCCTGGCTGGCTGCATTCGTGGCTGCCACCATCGTTGTGTACATCCTCTGGAAAACGGGAGAGTCCTCGTACAAGAAAGGGACTGAGCAGGGGCGCCCCTACCTCTCCGGAAATGCGGAACCGGAGAAGGGGGCAGTCCATATCAGGGCCAGCAACCTGTACTGGGGATTTTTGCAGGCGCTCAAAGGCTATTATGACGCCATTGTGCCAATGCACACGGGGGTGCTCACCGATTATATGGTCTGGTTTGTTGCCGTAACCGCGGTGCTTCTTGTCATTATCGGGGTGCTATCATGA
- a CDS encoding NADH-quinone oxidoreductase subunit B family protein, with translation MKLTKSFNRSLWVFHLNTGSCNGCEIEIVATITPRYDPERFGMKLVGSPKHADVLLVTGPVTKKMAQKVRRVYEQVPDPKLVMCIGTCGQSGGVFYDSYNLDGPIDQILPVDVYVPGCPPRPEAIIFGVVKALEKLERLEAAQ, from the coding sequence ATGAAACTGACAAAATCCTTCAACCGTTCGCTATGGGTGTTCCACCTCAACACCGGCTCCTGCAATGGCTGCGAGATCGAGATTGTGGCAACAATCACCCCGCGATATGACCCCGAGCGCTTCGGCATGAAACTGGTGGGCTCGCCAAAGCATGCCGATGTCCTGCTGGTGACCGGGCCGGTGACAAAAAAGATGGCGCAGAAAGTCCGGAGGGTCTACGAGCAGGTTCCTGATCCAAAGCTGGTCATGTGCATCGGCACATGCGGCCAGTCTGGCGGGGTCTTCTATGACTCGTACAACCTTGACGGACCGATCGACCAGATACTTCCTGTCGATGTGTATGTTCCCGGGTGCCCACCCCGGCCGGAAGCAATCATCTTCGGTGTCGTAAAGGCATTGGAGAAACTGGAGCGGCTGGAGGCGGCACAATGA
- a CDS encoding NADH-quinone oxidoreductase subunit C, with translation MNGTPHLTPPQVVDLYKAEFGAGILDARITERGEGAKKTKGYNIWIRLDRKLLKPAIKKLIDIRFPHFAVIAGNDLGDEIELLYIMSVFYGTKFGEYMITFGIRLPKTDLTVPTITDLIPGALLSEREKQEFFGITVTDIPDGRRLFLPDDFPQGVYPWRKDETGIKPEMVRELWAINRPKDRPVPPVPEKPVPEKKPVAEVPAAEGKEKKAGGAAE, from the coding sequence ATGAACGGGACACCGCATCTCACCCCCCCGCAGGTTGTCGATCTCTACAAGGCAGAGTTCGGGGCAGGTATTCTCGATGCCAGAATCACCGAACGCGGGGAAGGTGCGAAAAAGACAAAGGGCTACAATATCTGGATCCGGCTCGACCGGAAACTCCTCAAACCTGCGATCAAAAAACTCATTGATATCAGGTTCCCGCACTTCGCGGTGATCGCAGGAAATGATCTCGGGGATGAGATTGAACTCCTCTACATCATGTCAGTCTTCTATGGCACGAAATTCGGCGAGTACATGATAACCTTCGGGATCCGTCTCCCCAAAACCGACCTTACAGTGCCCACCATCACCGATCTCATACCCGGCGCCCTGTTATCGGAACGCGAAAAACAGGAGTTTTTCGGCATTACGGTGACAGATATCCCGGACGGGCGAAGGCTCTTCCTTCCCGATGATTTCCCGCAGGGAGTTTACCCGTGGAGGAAGGACGAGACGGGGATAAAGCCCGAGATGGTAAGGGAACTGTGGGCCATCAACCGGCCAAAGGATCGCCCGGTACCACCGGTCCCGGAAAAACCGGTTCCGGAAAAGAAACCTGTTGCAGAAGTGCCGGCAGCTGAAGGAAAGGAGAAAAAAGCGGGGGGCGCAGCAGAATGA
- a CDS encoding nickel-dependent hydrogenase large subunit: protein MNGDTTKKSTPYTVPIGPVHPALKEPVMFTFKVEGEVVKSVDFAPGNTHRGIEWMGMRRNPVQIVHLTDRICGICGIVHSLSFARAVEQIAEIEVPQRADYIRTILHELERMQSHILWAGVAAHELGFDTLLFLTWRVREQAMDLIENLTGNRVNYGIIQIGGVRRDISDDQIPLIKQGLDYYRGLLAQMKTVFLDDSTIRMRCRGHGLLSYRDAELLCAIGPTARASGVAMDVRHDYPYCAYGDLDVHPIIPPQEFGGPQGDVYDRIIVRLLEIAQSIDIIQQCLDNMPAGEILWEKKLPKLLLTLKKAQGEAIGRVEAPRGECMHYVRMDGNDSPATWKVKASSYSNLMSWIPMLRGEQLADVPIIVASIDPCMSCTDRVSVIRDGGSPGYLTKEELTRLSVEKTRRIEQCH, encoded by the coding sequence ATGAACGGCGATACAACGAAAAAATCGACTCCCTATACGGTCCCGATCGGGCCGGTACATCCGGCATTAAAAGAGCCGGTCATGTTCACCTTCAAGGTGGAGGGGGAAGTGGTCAAATCGGTGGACTTTGCCCCGGGCAATACCCACCGGGGCATCGAATGGATGGGCATGAGGAGGAACCCGGTCCAGATCGTCCACCTCACCGACAGGATATGCGGCATCTGCGGGATTGTGCACTCGCTCTCGTTTGCACGGGCGGTAGAGCAGATTGCCGAGATCGAAGTCCCCCAACGCGCCGACTACATCAGGACCATCCTGCACGAGCTCGAGCGGATGCAGTCGCATATCCTGTGGGCAGGAGTGGCAGCCCACGAACTCGGGTTCGATACGCTCCTCTTCCTTACATGGCGGGTGAGGGAGCAGGCGATGGACCTTATCGAGAACCTCACCGGCAACCGGGTGAACTACGGGATTATCCAGATCGGCGGCGTCCGCAGGGATATCAGTGACGACCAGATCCCTTTAATCAAACAGGGCCTTGACTACTACCGGGGGCTGCTTGCCCAGATGAAGACCGTGTTTCTTGACGACAGCACCATACGCATGCGGTGCAGGGGCCACGGTCTTCTGAGCTACCGGGATGCCGAGCTCCTCTGTGCCATCGGGCCGACTGCACGGGCATCGGGCGTCGCCATGGATGTCCGGCACGATTACCCCTACTGCGCATATGGCGACCTCGATGTCCACCCCATCATTCCCCCGCAGGAATTCGGGGGACCTCAGGGGGACGTGTACGACCGGATCATCGTGAGGCTCCTCGAAATCGCCCAGTCCATCGATATCATCCAGCAGTGCCTGGACAACATGCCTGCCGGAGAGATCCTCTGGGAGAAGAAGCTGCCCAAGCTGCTCCTTACCTTAAAAAAGGCACAGGGTGAGGCGATTGGCAGGGTGGAGGCCCCGAGAGGAGAGTGCATGCACTATGTCCGGATGGACGGTAATGACTCCCCGGCGACATGGAAGGTGAAAGCGTCCTCCTACAGCAACCTGATGTCATGGATCCCCATGCTCAGGGGCGAGCAGCTGGCAGACGTCCCCATCATCGTCGCATCCATTGATCCCTGCATGTCCTGTACGGACCGGGTCTCTGTCATACGGGACGGTGGTTCTCCGGGTTACCTGACAAAGGAAGAGCTGACACGGCTCTCCGTTGAAAAGACAAGGAGGATTGAACAATGCCATTAG
- a CDS encoding NADH-quinone oxidoreductase subunit H, whose translation MPLDLIRTVAGAILVGIFGLLVAIFLLGVDRILTARMQARIGPPLSQPLTDLRKLFTKENVVPANAIPWLFNMAPVVALASALTILLYIPIGGFEPVLSGGGDLVLVMYLLTLPALALVAGGFASGSPYATVGAQREMVTMIAYEFPLAVVIIAIAWKLAASGIPLPFMLASVQANPVWGLVGPLGIIGALILFVVLIIVTPAELSRIPFDTPEAETELAGGILVEYSGKNLALFTLTQGVKTVVMASLVVALFIPYRLSALLPAPAILQPVLDLLFYLVLVVLVAFVSVSLIRVSMARFRINQVVSVYWIYLSLIGITGLLLVMADHFLRGV comes from the coding sequence ATGCCATTAGACCTGATCCGGACGGTGGCAGGAGCAATTCTTGTCGGGATCTTCGGACTACTTGTCGCAATATTCCTGCTAGGTGTTGACCGGATCCTGACTGCACGGATGCAGGCCCGCATCGGGCCCCCGCTCAGCCAACCCCTTACAGACTTACGCAAGCTCTTCACCAAGGAGAATGTGGTGCCCGCAAATGCCATCCCCTGGCTCTTCAACATGGCGCCTGTTGTGGCACTTGCATCAGCCCTCACCATCCTGCTCTACATACCTATCGGCGGGTTTGAACCGGTCCTTTCCGGCGGTGGAGACCTGGTACTGGTCATGTATCTCCTGACCCTGCCGGCCCTCGCACTTGTTGCCGGGGGTTTTGCATCCGGGTCACCGTACGCCACCGTGGGGGCGCAGAGGGAGATGGTGACCATGATCGCGTACGAGTTCCCGCTTGCCGTTGTCATCATCGCCATTGCGTGGAAGCTTGCCGCTTCCGGCATCCCGCTCCCGTTTATGCTGGCAAGCGTGCAGGCCAATCCTGTCTGGGGGCTTGTGGGGCCGCTTGGGATTATCGGCGCCCTGATCCTGTTTGTTGTTCTCATCATCGTAACCCCGGCAGAACTCTCCCGCATCCCGTTTGACACCCCCGAAGCGGAAACGGAACTTGCAGGGGGGATCCTCGTGGAATATTCAGGAAAGAACCTTGCCCTCTTCACGCTCACGCAGGGTGTGAAGACCGTGGTCATGGCATCGCTTGTTGTGGCGCTCTTTATCCCGTACCGGCTCTCCGCATTACTTCCGGCACCGGCGATCCTGCAACCGGTTCTTGACCTGCTGTTCTACCTTGTCCTTGTAGTGCTGGTAGCTTTTGTATCGGTAAGCCTGATCCGGGTTTCCATGGCCCGGTTCCGCATCAACCAGGTTGTTTCGGTGTACTGGATATACCTCAGCCTCATCGGCATTACCGGCCTGCTGCTTGTAATGGCCGATCATTTCCTGAGGGGGGTGTGA
- a CDS encoding 4Fe-4S binding protein yields MARLPMVPELLRQLFRKPATNAFPARYLPPSVTEFLSQVAKGKAAISPPVPAPPKFRGKIAYDRESCIGCSLCIKVCPAHAIEFLPSTKRVRIYVTQCIFCSQCNDICPKDCLHMTPEFLLACEDRYADTQIVE; encoded by the coding sequence ATGGCCCGCCTTCCCATGGTGCCTGAACTGCTCAGGCAGCTCTTCAGAAAACCGGCCACCAACGCGTTTCCGGCCCGCTACCTCCCGCCATCGGTCACAGAGTTCCTTTCGCAGGTGGCAAAGGGCAAAGCGGCCATCAGCCCGCCTGTGCCGGCACCCCCGAAATTCCGGGGAAAAATCGCATATGACCGGGAGTCGTGCATCGGCTGTTCGCTCTGCATCAAGGTCTGCCCGGCGCATGCAATCGAATTCCTCCCGTCAACAAAGCGTGTCCGCATCTATGTCACCCAGTGCATCTTCTGCTCCCAGTGCAATGACATCTGCCCTAAGGACTGCCTGCACATGACCCCGGAGTTCCTGCTTGCCTGCGAGGACAGGTACGCGGATACCCAGATTGTGGAGTAG
- the hycI gene encoding hydrogenase maturation peptidase HycI codes for MATNILLGIGNPVNGDDGAGTYVAERFRKEGWIPLSCGTAPENFTGIIRKTRPGCLVLVDAAAMGLSPGEYRVIPRHRISDVSIGTHQLPLSMLIDFVADCAGRIVLIGIQPDRVAAGEEISARVREGADRLVEELMAGRIDRVPVLK; via the coding sequence ATGGCAACAAACATCCTGCTTGGTATCGGCAACCCGGTAAACGGGGACGATGGCGCCGGTACCTATGTGGCCGAACGGTTCAGGAAGGAGGGCTGGATCCCGCTCTCCTGCGGAACCGCCCCGGAGAATTTCACCGGGATCATCCGGAAGACCCGCCCCGGCTGCCTTGTGCTTGTCGATGCTGCGGCAATGGGGCTTTCCCCGGGAGAGTACCGGGTCATCCCACGGCACAGGATTTCAGACGTAAGTATCGGGACCCACCAGCTCCCACTCTCAATGCTCATCGATTTTGTCGCGGACTGTGCCGGCCGGATCGTCCTGATCGGCATCCAGCCGGACCGGGTTGCCGCAGGGGAGGAGATCTCGGCACGGGTAAGGGAAGGGGCGGACCGGCTTGTAGAGGAGCTCATGGCCGGAAGAATTGACCGGGTCCCGGTCCTGAAATGA
- a CDS encoding DNA-directed DNA polymerase II small subunit: protein MLDAQQIALRFLEAKHQVHPDVVRYIQEKGDLDLVGQIIAQAPPGTVVVTPKCIPGMSTLRDGTRFLATPAVDIVSGSAGTSGGVNGTADFLHYFRDRYQRLGGMIRSRTGAMPIEGLIRSTRYRQEECTVIGMVVEVKSTKNGHRIAELEDPTGTIPVLFRKDRPVFPDGERIIPDETIGVRGKLSHDGKLFFAEQLFRPDIRIDNTPFTSDMPGKAVLISDTHVGSNTFLEKEWNRFADWLQDDPTPYLLIAGDLVDGIGVFPGQEQELSIKNIYEQYDRFGEMLRDLPSSVQIIVAPGNHDVVRGAEPQPVIPEQFTGKFPANCTLVENPALVNLQGVRILMYHGRSIDDMIGLIPGASYEKSGKMMEEMLQRRHLAPAYGRKTPIAAGRQDRMIIDPVPEILHTGHVHIRGITTYRGVLGINAGTWQSQTSFQKQMNVNPTPAQAVVVDLQTLRPEIQEFG from the coding sequence ATGCTCGATGCGCAGCAGATCGCGCTCCGGTTCCTTGAGGCAAAACACCAGGTGCACCCAGATGTCGTGCGGTACATCCAGGAGAAGGGCGACCTTGACCTTGTCGGGCAGATCATTGCGCAGGCCCCGCCGGGCACCGTTGTCGTCACCCCAAAATGCATACCGGGCATGAGCACGCTGCGCGACGGGACCCGGTTTCTGGCAACCCCGGCGGTCGATATTGTCAGCGGGAGTGCCGGGACAAGCGGGGGCGTGAACGGGACTGCCGACTTCCTCCACTATTTCCGTGACCGGTACCAGCGGCTGGGCGGCATGATCCGGAGCCGTACCGGGGCAATGCCGATCGAGGGGCTTATCCGCTCCACCCGGTACCGGCAGGAGGAGTGCACGGTCATCGGAATGGTTGTCGAAGTCAAGAGCACAAAAAACGGCCACCGCATCGCCGAGCTCGAAGACCCCACCGGTACCATCCCGGTGCTATTTCGGAAAGACCGGCCGGTGTTTCCCGATGGGGAACGGATCATCCCTGACGAGACGATTGGCGTCCGCGGGAAGCTGTCGCATGACGGGAAACTCTTCTTTGCCGAACAGCTCTTCCGCCCCGATATCCGCATAGACAATACCCCGTTTACAAGCGATATGCCGGGAAAGGCAGTCCTGATCTCGGATACGCACGTGGGCAGCAACACGTTCCTCGAGAAGGAATGGAACCGGTTTGCCGACTGGCTGCAGGACGACCCGACGCCATACCTGCTGATCGCCGGCGACCTTGTTGACGGTATCGGGGTGTTCCCGGGACAGGAGCAGGAACTCTCAATCAAAAACATATACGAGCAGTACGACCGGTTTGGTGAAATGCTCCGTGACCTGCCTTCAAGTGTGCAGATCATTGTTGCCCCGGGCAACCATGACGTAGTGCGGGGGGCCGAGCCCCAGCCCGTGATCCCGGAGCAGTTCACCGGTAAGTTCCCCGCCAACTGCACCCTTGTCGAGAACCCGGCGCTTGTCAACCTGCAGGGGGTCAGGATCCTGATGTATCACGGCAGGTCGATTGACGACATGATCGGCCTTATCCCGGGCGCAAGTTACGAAAAGAGCGGGAAGATGATGGAGGAGATGCTCCAGCGCCGGCACCTTGCCCCGGCATACGGCAGGAAGACGCCGATTGCTGCAGGCAGGCAGGACAGGATGATTATCGATCCGGTCCCCGAGATCCTGCATACCGGCCATGTCCACATCAGGGGGATCACGACCTACCGGGGCGTGCTGGGCATCAATGCCGGCACATGGCAGTCGCAGACCTCGTTCCAGAAACAGATGAACGTCAACCCGACCCCGGCACAGGCGGTCGTTGTGGACCTGCAGACACTCCGCCCGGAAATACAGGAGTTCGGGTAA